A stretch of the Nitratifractor salsuginis DSM 16511 genome encodes the following:
- a CDS encoding undecaprenyl-diphosphate phosphatase translates to MDYFQSIIIGIIEGFTEFLPISSTGHMIVAEKFLGVAQSDLTKAFDVIIQFAAILAVMLVYREKLSLRHLELWKKLILAFLPLGIVGFIFRHQIKALFSVEVVAWMFIIGGVIFLIVEYFYDEEYPHRVRDVEKVSYRQALAIGIAQVFALIPGTSRAGATIIGGLLAGLDRKASAEFSFLLAIPVMAAVSGFDLLKHYHEFAQADWGVYLAGFVTAFAVAWITIKLFLAFLSRFTFVPFGIYRILFGAFLLWYF, encoded by the coding sequence ATGGACTATTTCCAATCAATTATCATCGGAATCATCGAGGGCTTTACCGAGTTTCTACCTATCTCTTCTACGGGGCATATGATCGTGGCGGAGAAGTTTCTGGGGGTGGCTCAGAGCGATTTGACCAAGGCTTTTGACGTCATTATCCAGTTCGCCGCGATCCTGGCGGTGATGCTGGTCTATCGCGAAAAGCTGAGTTTGCGCCATCTCGAATTGTGGAAGAAGTTGATCCTGGCCTTTTTACCTCTGGGGATCGTGGGCTTCATCTTCCGACACCAGATCAAAGCGCTCTTCAGTGTGGAAGTGGTGGCCTGGATGTTCATCATCGGCGGGGTGATCTTTTTGATCGTGGAGTATTTCTACGACGAGGAGTATCCCCACCGGGTGCGGGATGTGGAAAAAGTCAGCTACCGCCAGGCGCTGGCCATCGGCATCGCCCAGGTCTTCGCCCTGATCCCCGGCACCTCCCGGGCGGGAGCGACGATCATCGGCGGGCTGCTTGCGGGGCTTGACCGCAAAGCTTCGGCGGAGTTCTCCTTTTTGCTGGCGATCCCGGTGATGGCGGCGGTGAGCGGTTTCGATCTGCTCAAACACTATCACGAGTTCGCCCAGGCTGATTGGGGGGTCTATCTGGCGGGATTCGTCACCGCCTTTGCGGTCGCCTGGATCACCATCAAACTCTTCCTGGCCTTTCTCTCCCGATTTACCTTCGTTCCCTTCGGCATCTACCGGATACTCTTCGGGGCCTTTTTGCTTTGGTACTTTTAG